DNA sequence from the Nicotiana tomentosiformis chromosome 3, ASM39032v3, whole genome shotgun sequence genome:
AATAATTGGCGTCAAGGAGCCCATACTCATAAATGAATTTGATACGTTTAAACAATAACAGAACAGAAATTAAATCAATTACACGTTGATCACGAACTGATAGTATTAAAGCAGTTTTATTATGCTGCAGAATACTACGTGATCAGTGGCTGAGCCAGAATTTTTATTAATGAgaatcaaaatataaagaaacaaactCACCAAGAAATCAAGAGGtattattatatagtatatatacatatttttaaaaaaattaccgaGCTAAACAGTATAATTTTTCGATAAAGGGATATCGGTTGACACCCTTAGGTGCATGTGGCTCCACCACTGTACATGACTACACCTGGTACATCCCTTATTGTGGCAGTAGAATAGCACTAGACATTCTTGTCATCTGTATGTCGTGTCAGTAGAGTAGAATTCGACATTCCATCCACGATTCAAACTGTATGGGTTCAAGCTTCAACCTTtaatatttttagcgttgttttacgGTGTGCTTCACACAAGTGACATTAGTTGTGTGAAACTTCTTTTTATCTCACACATTTGTGGACACATATCTTACAAATCTGGGTCCACAAAATTTTGGGACCACAAAATTGTGAGACAAAAGAGAGGCCTCATACAACTAGTGTCAGTTGTGTGAGGCACAAAATAAAAATTTTCATATTGAACCTATTATATTCTTAAAACTATGGGTTCATATATACtactttttataattttatagatttttatacataaatttatgCCCGGTAAGTTATGAGTTCAGTTTAACCCGTTACCTACGTGCTACATACGCCCCTGCAGTGGATGACCTTAAACTTGTTGAAGATTAAAAATTATACTCCTAAAAGATTAGCTCTTAAACTTGCTGTATACATCATCATATTAGATTAAATTCTGGTGGGATAAGATAATTAGAAGATATTACCGTAACAAATGTTAGTCAAACTGTGTAGATGGCCAAACGCTGCCTATATTTACATTACGTATTTTCACCAGCATTAGGAAACCATAACTACAATCAACCTAGTTTGTTCAACTTCCTTTTTCCCAATCCAAACAAAGCAATTCTCTAGACTTGAGATTCTTCCCTTatcttcactttcttgcatttctGTTTGATCTATTCTCAACTCCAAAAAAATGGCTTCCCCATGTACTACATATCAACCAAGCCCTGGTAGTCCTGAAGATGACTCAATGATACTTTTCTCAACTTCAACTTCATGTTCACCAGCCAAACAATCCACTAGAACTCATTctaattcttcttcttttcacTCGTCATCacctccaccaccaccaccacaatCGTCTTCAAATAACAAAACTTACGAACTAAGAGTTCGTAATCTCTCCTATACTATTTCTCCGAATTCATCGATCTTTTCTTCCTTAATCAAGAAAAGTACTAAGCCAAAAATCAGCATACTCAAATCAGTCTCTTTTGTAGCTGGATGTTCTGAGATTCTAGCAATCGTTGGACCAAGTGGAACGGGCAAGTCAACTTTGTTACGTGTGATATCAGGTAGGGTAAGGAACAAAGATTTTGATACTAAAAGTATTTATCTCAATGACCATGCAATTACTAGTCCTGTCCAATTAAGAAATATATGTGGTTATGTTGCTCAAGAGGACAATTTACTTCCTCTCTTAACTGTAAAGGAAACTTTAATGTTTAGTGCAAAATTTCGGTTAAGAGGAATGGGTCCAAAGGAGAGAGAAGAAAGAGTTGAAAGCTTAATGCAAGAACTTGGGCTTGACCATGTAGCTGATAACTTTGTTGGAGATGAAGAAAACAGAGGAATTTCAGGTGGTGAAAAAAAGAGAGTGTCAATTGGAGTTGACATGATTCACGATCCTAATATATTACTCTTAGATGAGCCAACTTCAGGATTAGATAGCAGTTCAGCACTTCAAGTTATTGAATTGCTCTCATCTATGGCAAAAACAAAACATAGAACCATAATTTTATCTATTCATCAGCCTAGTTATAGAATTCTTCAATATATTTCCAATCTCTTGATCCTTAATCATGGATCTGTTGTTCATTATGGTTCTCTTGAATCGCTCGAGGAAAATATAAGTAGAATAGGATATGAAATTCCTATTCAGCTTAACCCTCTTGAATTTGCTATGGAAATTATATCCGTGTTGGAAAACCAGAACTTACATTCCAAATATCAGTCATGTTCTTATTTGAGATGGGAGGAGGCTATAATTCAAGATGGCGCGAGTAAAGAAGTAATCGATCAGGCAAAAACTGGTGTTGTTTCGAATTCAGGTTGCTCAAGTTTATTTGAAATAGCAGTGTTATGTTCAAGATTCTGGAAAATTATTTACAGGACAAAGCAACTTTTCTTGGCACGAACGATGCAAGCTCTAGTGGGAGGATTTGGACTTGGAAGTGTGTATATTAAAATGAGGAATGATGAAGGTGGAGTTACAGAAAGATTAGGCCTTTTTGCATTTAGCCTAAGTTTTTTGCTATCTTCTACAGTTGAAGCACTTCCAATTTATCTTCAAGAAAGGCGCGTTATAATGAAGGAAGCGTCAAGAGGAGCTTATAAAATCTCTTCTTACATGATCGCGAACACGATAATCTTCCTTCCATTTCTCTTTGCAGTAGCCATTCTTTTTGCTGTCCCAGTTTATTGGATCGTAGGGCTGAATCCTTCGATTACAGCTTTCGTGTTCTTCACTTTTGTGGTTTGGGTGATAGTTTTGATGGCAAGTTCTTTGGTTTTGTTTCTCAGTGCAGTTTCTCCTGATTTTATATCAGGGAATTCTCTGATTTGCACTGTTCTTGGGGCTTTCTTTCTCTTCTCTGGCTATTTTATACCAAAGGAATGCATACCTAAATATTGGCTGTTTATGTACTATGTTTCTTTATATAGGTATCCTTTGGATGCACTACTGACAAATGAATATTGGAGTTTGAGAAGCAAATGTTTCTCTTGGAATGATGAAAATCATTCAGAATGTTTGCTGACAGGATATGATGTATTGAAGAACAGGGGACTTGACAAGGATACTAGGTGGATGAATGTTGGAATTATGTTTGCTTTCTTTGTGTTTTATAGGGTTATTTGTTGGATTATTCTTGCAAGGAAAGTGTCAAAAACAACAATTTGAAAGATTATAACAGCTGAAGATCAGAATTCAGGATGATGAAAAAGCACATTTGCTGGAGATTGAAGACCAGCAAGCTCAGTGTTGaagattgatgatagcctgaTTATCTCATGTTTATTCCTACATTAGATTAGCTTACTAGAGTGATATTGTACAAATCTTTTATTTATCGTGTTAAATCTAGTTGTCATGTACTAATAGCCTAAAGTCTTTATAAaccttattttttatttataatcccttcatttcaatttatatgaaacTCTTTTCATTTTGAGATTgttccaaaatatttgatac
Encoded proteins:
- the LOC104085915 gene encoding ABC transporter G family member 23, encoding MASPCTTYQPSPGSPEDDSMILFSTSTSCSPAKQSTRTHSNSSSFHSSSPPPPPPQSSSNNKTYELRVRNLSYTISPNSSIFSSLIKKSTKPKISILKSVSFVAGCSEILAIVGPSGTGKSTLLRVISGRVRNKDFDTKSIYLNDHAITSPVQLRNICGYVAQEDNLLPLLTVKETLMFSAKFRLRGMGPKEREERVESLMQELGLDHVADNFVGDEENRGISGGEKKRVSIGVDMIHDPNILLLDEPTSGLDSSSALQVIELLSSMAKTKHRTIILSIHQPSYRILQYISNLLILNHGSVVHYGSLESLEENISRIGYEIPIQLNPLEFAMEIISVLENQNLHSKYQSCSYLRWEEAIIQDGASKEVIDQAKTGVVSNSGCSSLFEIAVLCSRFWKIIYRTKQLFLARTMQALVGGFGLGSVYIKMRNDEGGVTERLGLFAFSLSFLLSSTVEALPIYLQERRVIMKEASRGAYKISSYMIANTIIFLPFLFAVAILFAVPVYWIVGLNPSITAFVFFTFVVWVIVLMASSLVLFLSAVSPDFISGNSLICTVLGAFFLFSGYFIPKECIPKYWLFMYYVSLYRYPLDALLTNEYWSLRSKCFSWNDENHSECLLTGYDVLKNRGLDKDTRWMNVGIMFAFFVFYRVICWIILARKVSKTTI